The following proteins are encoded in a genomic region of Maribacter hydrothermalis:
- a CDS encoding amidohydrolase family protein — translation MNQDTVLVDKMVYIKEGIIEKIDDTIVVNGIQIFDGENKYLTPGLIDMHVHVWDRYELGLYLSNGVTAVRNLWGMPMHLRIKEDVIEGNIISPTFFTTGPKLTGSEFIGDDNLNLSNPIEAKGKVISYKDRGYDFIKTYYGLDKAIFDAVIEQAKISEIDIVAHPSQKVPFSYHLNTQIKSIEHAEEIVQQPLQFDLDTIKLQTIIDSISQSKHTSYSPTITVFNNIYQMMMDDSILDSESLEFMNPLIKMDDSKRQFERWFNAKQEDPSTIDRIKNQHDFHLTIVKKLHEAGVTLICGTDGGIGVTLPGFSIHTELAFYKEAGLSNYEVLKTATVNASQTHSIMNQFGTIEDGKIANLLLMDENPLVTLSSLKKPTYVFVNGRKLDRETLDSFNEKAKNRKNLIATAFRYLENLIIEK, via the coding sequence ATGAACCAAGACACTGTTTTGGTTGATAAAATGGTGTACATAAAAGAGGGGATTATTGAAAAGATTGATGACACTATTGTGGTCAATGGAATTCAAATTTTTGACGGAGAGAACAAATATCTCACACCAGGACTTATTGATATGCACGTACATGTGTGGGATAGATATGAACTCGGACTCTACCTATCCAATGGTGTAACAGCAGTTAGAAATCTTTGGGGCATGCCAATGCATTTAAGAATCAAGGAAGATGTAATTGAGGGCAATATTATTTCACCTACGTTTTTTACGACAGGCCCAAAATTAACAGGTTCAGAATTTATTGGTGATGACAATTTGAATCTAAGTAATCCTATTGAAGCTAAAGGCAAGGTTATTTCATATAAAGACAGAGGTTACGATTTCATCAAAACGTATTACGGATTGGATAAAGCGATTTTTGATGCTGTTATTGAACAAGCCAAGATTTCTGAAATTGATATTGTTGCGCACCCTTCTCAAAAAGTACCATTTTCATACCATTTGAACACTCAAATTAAATCCATTGAGCATGCCGAAGAAATTGTACAGCAACCTTTACAGTTTGATTTAGATACCATTAAGCTGCAAACGATAATTGATTCAATTTCGCAATCCAAACACACGAGTTATAGTCCTACAATTACGGTATTTAATAATATTTATCAAATGATGATGGATGATTCAATTTTAGATTCAGAATCATTGGAGTTTATGAATCCGCTCATTAAAATGGATGATAGTAAAAGACAATTTGAGCGTTGGTTTAATGCCAAGCAAGAAGATCCTTCGACAATTGATCGGATAAAAAACCAGCACGATTTTCACTTGACCATCGTTAAAAAGTTACATGAAGCGGGTGTTACTTTAATTTGTGGAACTGATGGTGGTATTGGAGTTACGCTTCCAGGTTTTTCAATTCATACAGAACTGGCCTTTTACAAAGAAGCTGGCCTTTCTAATTATGAGGTGTTGAAAACAGCTACTGTCAATGCTTCTCAAACGCATTCAATTATGAATCAATTTGGAACTATTGAAGATGGCAAGATTGCTAATTTGTTATTAATGGATGAAAACCCGCTGGTAACGCTGTCTTCGCTTAAAAAACCCACCTATGTTTTTGTGAATGGGCGAAAATTGGACAGAGAGACTTTAGATTCTTTTAATGAAAAAGCAAAAAATCGAAAGAATCTAATAGCAACTGCTTTTAGGTATTTGGAAAACTTAATCATTGAAAAATAA